The sequence below is a genomic window from Bacteroidota bacterium.
TGGAAGATGGAGCTCATATTATTTCAATGGAAAAATTGACGAATTTAGGGTTTGGAATACAGCTTTGCCAGATAGTATTATTCGAAGCTGGAGGAACAAAAAAATTGATAATTCGCATCCAAATTACAACAATTTGCAGGCTTTGTATAATTATAATGATGGTTTGGTTTCAACAGTTGCTGACGAAAGCCCAATCAATCAGGTTGATGGAAAGTTAAAGGGAGCAGCATGGAGAAATATTGTACGTGCCGAAAATCTTTTTAATGGTTTCAACGAAAGCCAAACTCGTCCAAATTTAATTTTTGAACAAGGTATTTATACATCTACTATCGACTCCCTTGCTGTACTTGATAGTGTAATGAGAAATCCAACACTTGTTTATTATAGAAATAATCCGAGTTTGCCTTACCAAATTACTGAGGATATAGAAAATCATCCAAATTTGATAACTGACACAGCCATTGTTTGGGATGCAGGAGATTACTGTTATACTTACGATTTGTATAGCGGAGAAGTTATAGATTCTTGTCTTTTTCAGGCCGATTCAATAATTTATAAAGAAAGCAAAATTTGGTACTCATCTTTGGTTCAGTACGAAATTGCACGCTATATAACTCCTTATGGAAAATATATGACCTTAGGACCAAATGGTAAAACCTGGATTTATGATGTTACTGATTATCGACATATTTTGGTTGATTCAGTTGATATTTCGGCAGGAAACCAGCAAGAACTAATAGATTTGCGTTTCGAATTTATTAAAGGTGAACCAGAAGCTGATGTTCTAAAAGTTAGTCATATTTGGCATGAAAATCGTAAATCGATAAGGTATAAGTATTTAAGCGATGATTCTCAATTAAGTAATACCTCCGTTCCTTTAGTAGCCGGCAGTAATATTTATAAAGTGAAGACAAGACTTACAGGTCATGGGCATAACAGCAACGATGCCACTTATCCTCACTGTTGCGAATGGAAGGACAACACTCATTATTTATCAGTCAATGGAATTGATGTAGCAGATTGGCACATATTTAAATATAACGATTGTGCATTAAATCCTGTTTATCCACAGGGTGGAACATGGCCTGGTGCTCGCGAAGGATGGTGTCCCGGCGACATTGTTCACGATGTAGAATTTAATATTTCATCATACATAAATTCAGATTCTGTCGATATTGACTATAGCATCACAGCTGTTCCGGCTGATAATGAGGGTATGGGAAATGGAAATTATGTTATTGCAATGCAACTAATTCAATATGGCAATGCAAAAGATGAGTACGATGCTGAACTTTATGAAATTATGGCTCCAACAGATGCCGACTATTATGCAAGGAAAAACCCAATGTGTTCGGAGCCTTTAGTTGTAATTCGTAACAATGGTTCACAAATTCTGAGCAATGTGGATATTGAATATAAAGTTTCGGGCGGACCTACGAAAACTTTTTCCTGGACGGGAAACCTCAAATTTGGAGAAAAAGATATTGTTGAACTTCCTGTTAATGATGAAAGTTTTTGGTATGGAGATGGTCAGAACATATTTTCAGCAAGGGTGCTAAATCCAAATGGACAGCAAGATCAAGATACTGAAAACGATATGATTTCAAGTCATTATAATATGCCTGATGTGTATGACCAACTGATTGTAGTATGGTTTAAGACAAATGATTTTGCAAATAGCAATTCTTATACAATTAAAGACATAAATGGAGATACCATTATTTATAGATATGGGCATATTGCTGATACATTATATAAAGATACTCTTCATTTTGTAGAAGGATGTTATACTTTGGAATTGTTGGATAAAGATAACGATGGGCTTAGCTATTGGGCTAATCCTGACCAAGGTGAGGGCTATTTTTGGATCAGGAAAATAAATAGTGTAAATCTGAAAGTTTTTGATCCGGATTTTGGGCATAGTTTACGATATTCTTTCTCCTATGGAGAAATTGCCAATGTAGAGCCTATAGATTTAGAAGAGGAGATACTTTTGATTTATCCAAATCCTTCGAAAGGAATTTATAATATTCAGGTAGAAGGACTTTATGGAGAATCCAGACTGGAAATTTATAATCAGCAAGGCAGCTTGATTCAAAATCATAAATTGATGTTAGGCAGAGGTTTTGAGCAAAAAATTGACTTAAGTAAAGAAACTGCCGGTATTTATTTATTAAAATTGTACAACGAAAAAAAGGTTTTTGTTAGGAAGGTGATTAAGCATTAGTTTATTTTATATTTTTGCTTGACATTTAAATGATTAACTTTTCAGGAGGTTATATATTTGAAATTATTCTATATTTATAATTTTACTAATAATAAAATTTCATATTATAATATTCAGCTACTAAAGTAATTAATTAGCGGGATAAGTCAAGCTAACAAAATTCGTCATCTTTACCTGATAGCCTTCGCCCGGAATCATATTTCCAATATTATTGACATTATAAACAGGCCAAAAAACTTCTCCTAAACCATTTTTTACCAATACAATTTCGTTTACTA
It includes:
- a CDS encoding T9SS type A sorting domain-containing protein yields the protein MKNSLFYFFLLIISISSYAQDTISVQTLTFNDITNRRDIYKFPDDTTQFKKILMYYTLKCDAATTQDQYDCGEWDYLTYTTVYDNRGILDSTYNSANSFTVNGSTPDSFALSNSVLWDYFQSWQYNISHIDTMSFDTAIIGSGVDTCNIFNAENASSKFQYLYSASELIAAGLDSGDISGLRLYSLSSSGSIEKLRIKMKNVNLNSLSTDELQDSLQTVFYSNVQINQAGWIDFQFHEVFNWIDTLSVVVELSYEGQGSNPILIASQANSVNSGIFSSGINFVQSQSSGGSYVDFGNGAQQIGSSPRTYEMWGYTNAFNNGGLFQGGITGSTSMDFSLRTLSTLDKWRVQTWGSGEFDITISGSSKSWHHYAMSYDGDTLKFFYDGELVGKEEASINTDSHELWTGRWSSYYFNGKIDEFRVWNTALPDSIIRSWRNKKIDNSHPNYNNLQALYNYNDGLVSTVADESPINQVDGKLKGAAWRNIVRAENLFNGFNESQTRPNLIFEQGIYTSTIDSLAVLDSVMRNPTLVYYRNNPSLPYQITEDIENHPNLITDTAIVWDAGDYCYTYDLYSGEVIDSCLFQADSIIYKESKIWYSSLVQYEIARYITPYGKYMTLGPNGKTWIYDVTDYRHILVDSVDISAGNQQELIDLRFEFIKGEPEADVLKVSHIWHENRKSIRYKYLSDDSQLSNTSVPLVAGSNIYKVKTRLTGHGHNSNDATYPHCCEWKDNTHYLSVNGIDVADWHIFKYNDCALNPVYPQGGTWPGAREGWCPGDIVHDVEFNISSYINSDSVDIDYSITAVPADNEGMGNGNYVIAMQLIQYGNAKDEYDAELYEIMAPTDADYYARKNPMCSEPLVVIRNNGSQILSNVDIEYKVSGGPTKTFSWTGNLKFGEKDIVELPVNDESFWYGDGQNIFSARVLNPNGQQDQDTENDMISSHYNMPDVYDQLIVVWFKTNDFANSNSYTIKDINGDTIIYRYGHIADTLYKDTLHFVEGCYTLELLDKDNDGLSYWANPDQGEGYFWIRKINSVNLKVFDPDFGHSLRYSFSYGEIANVEPIDLEEEILLIYPNPSKGIYNIQVEGLYGESRLEIYNQQGSLIQNHKLMLGRGFEQKIDLSKETAGIYLLKLYNEKKVFVRKVIKH